In Nicotiana tabacum cultivar K326 chromosome 2, ASM71507v2, whole genome shotgun sequence, the following proteins share a genomic window:
- the LOC107792239 gene encoding U-box domain-containing protein 16-like, whose translation MAVSPEESFPPRKRRPSANSFVAPNLSDHNLLQSLLLLSSEISTLQPLLFLLKKNTSSIIRKSKLLSILFEEINGRDCSSSNDPTTSRHVTGFPPSAVLCFDELYIVLQRIKTLLEDCRNCSKMWLLMQIEVFSNAFHELTLELAILLDILPAKKLKLNDDVQELLVLVTKQCSENSAYVDPKDQDLRSQVVEMLDRIEREIVPDQSKLVEIFDKLTLRDSMSCRDEIELLEEEIQSQTDEKSKSGIIALIGFVRYAKCVLYGGSTPRTNSRRRRAAGDVSVPADFRCPISLDLMRDPVVVSTGQTYDRSSITLWFESGHTTCPKTGQTLTHTELTPNSALKNLIAMWCREQKIPFESTELNVKSNGIVTNKTALEATKMTVSFLINKLKASQSVETANRLVHELRVLAKTDSDSRACIAEASALPLLVKLLGLEYPSLQVNAVTTILNLSILEANKTRIMETDGVLNGVIEVLRSGGTWEAKGNAAATIFSLTGVPAYKKKLARKTRVVKGLMDLAREGPTNSKRDALVAILNLVGDREAVGKLIEGGVVEMVAEIMDGLMEEAVTILEVVVKKGGLVAVAAAYPLIKKLAIVLRDGTDRARESAASTLVNMCRKGGSDMVAELAAVQGIERVIWEIMGTGTGRARRKAATLLRVLRRWAAGLDAEVASGAYSDVNMNTTSTRIVLPATVVPVRLKLVFPKIVLLH comes from the exons ATGGCAGTTTCTCCTGAAGAATCTTTCCCGCCAAGAAAACGGCGGCCGTCGGCGAACTCCTTCGTCGCCCCGAATCTCTCCGATCACAATCTCCTCCAATCACTTCTCCTCTTATCATCAGAAATATCAACTCTACAACCTTTACTATTTCTCCTGAAAAAAAACACTTCCTCTATAATCAGGAAATCAAAGCTTTTATCAATTTTGTTCGAGGAAATTAACGGTAGAGATTGTAGCAGTTCAAACGATCCCACTACATCACGACATGTAACCGGCTTTCCACCGTCCGCGGTATTATGCTTCGACGAATTGTACATAGTTTTACAGCGAATCAAAACTTTGCTTGAAGATTGCCGTAATTGTAGTAAGATGTGGCTACTTATGCAAATTGAGGTGTTTTCTAATGCTTTTCATGAACTTACGCTTGAGCTGGCCATTTTACTGGATATTCTTCCTGCtaaaaagctgaaactgaacgaCGACGTTCAGGAATTGCTGGTTCTCGTTACGAAGCAGTGCTCGGAGAATTCAGCTTATGTTGATCCAAAGGATCAAGATTTGCGATCTCAAGTTGTTGAAATGCTCGACAGGATAGAACGAGAAATCGTTCCTGATCAATCTAAATTGGTGGAGATTTTCGATAAATTGACTTTGCGTGATTCTATGAGTTGCAGGGATGAAATTGAGTTATTGGAAGAAGAAATTCAAAGCCAAACGGACGAGAAATCGAAATCTGGTATCATCGCATTGATCGGATTTGTACGCTACGCTAAATGCGTGTTGTACGGTGGTTCCACGCCGAGAACCAATTCCCGGCGGCGGCGGGCGGCGGGGGATGTTAGTGTTCCGGCGGATTTTCGGTGTCCGATTTCGCTTGACTTGATGAGAGACCCTGTGGTGGTCTCCACGGGACAAACATACGACCGCAGTTCAATAACCCTTTGGTTCGAATCGGGTCATACCACGTGTCCTAAAACGGGTCAAACCCTGACCCACACGGAATTAACTCCAAATTCAGCGTTGAAGAATTTGATAGCTATGTGGTGCAGAGAACAGAAAATTCCGTTTGAGTCAACGGAGTTGAACGTTAAATCTAACGGTATTGTTACCAACAAAACGGCATTGGAAGCCACGAAAATGACAGTGTCATTTTTGATCAACAAGCTGAAGGCGTCGCAATCTGTTGAAACGGCTAATCGGCTTGTTCATGAGCTTCGCGTCCTAGCCAAGACGGACTCGGATAGCCGAGCCTGCATTGCGGAAGCTTCAGCTTTGCCGTTATTGGTTAAGCTCTTAGGTTTGGAGTATCCGAGCCTACAAGTTAACGCCGTTACAACAATTCTCAATCTGTCAATTCTTGAAGCGAACAAGACGAGGATAATGGAAACAGACGGAGTTTTAAACGGAGTTATTGAAGTGTTACGATCAGGTGGCACGTGGGAGGCAAAGGGAAACGCGGCAGCAACCATTTTTAGCTTGACAGGTGTACCGGCTTACAAGAAGAAATTGGCTCGGAAGACACGTGTCGTGAAGGGATTGATGGATTTAGCGCGCGAGGGGCCCACAAATTCGAAGAGGGACGCCTTAGTGGCAATTTTGAACTTGGTGGGAGATAGGGAGGCAGTTGGGAAGTTGATTGAAGGCGGGGTGGTTGAAATGGTGGCGGAGATTATGGATGGACTAATGGAAGAGGCAGTGACGATTCTTGAAGTGGTGGTGAAGAAGGGTGGATTGGTGGCTGTAGCGGCCGCGTATCCGTTGATTAAAAAACTGGCCATAGTATTAAGGGATGGCACGGATAGAGCTAGAGAAAGTGCAGCCTCGACACTGGTGAACATGTGCCGGAAAGGGGGATCAGATATGGTGGCAGAGTTGGCGGCGGTTCAAGGGATTGAGAGGGTGATTTGGGAAATAATGGGAACGGGAACAGGGAGGGCTAGAAGAAAAGCAGCAACATTGTTGAGAGTTCTAAGGAGATGGGCTGCTGGATTGGATGCAGAAGTGGCATCAGGGGCTTATTCAGATGTGAATATGAATACCACTTCAACCAGAATAGTATTGCCAg CAACGGTTGTACCGGTGAGGCTCAAGCTTGTGTTTCCAAAAATAGTATTGCTTCATTGA